One Solanum lycopersicum chromosome 2, SLM_r2.1 genomic region harbors:
- the LOC101259803 gene encoding uncharacterized protein, with amino-acid sequence MKKISITLLALLLIITFNSTIATRHIHPNKHGVGKTKKGSGEVRNNNGGDVGFGGIFGPGGGFNIPGLGGGVFGGGFGGPKGGYGKGGVIRSSVVCKVKGPCFGMKLICPAKCYKSYSSAGKGYGFGGGSGGCTMDCKKKCLAYC; translated from the coding sequence atgaagaaaatctCCATTACTCTCTTAGCTCTATTGCTCATCATAACATTCAATTCCACCATTGCTACAAGACACATTCACCCGAATAAACACGGGGTTGGAAAAACAAAGAAAGGCAGTGGCGAAGTCAGAAATAATAACGGTGGCGATGTGGGTTTTGGTGGGATATTTGGGCCTGGTGGAGGGTTTAATATTCCTGGGCTTGGTGGTGGAGTATTTGGTGGTGGATTTGGAGGCCCAAAAGGTGGATATGGAAAAGGTGGAGTCATAAGGTCTAGTGTTGTGTGTAAAGTAAAAGGCCCATGTTTTGGTATGAAATTAATATGTCCAGCAAAATGTTATAAATCATATTCTAGTGCTGGAAAAGGTTATGGTTTTGGTGGTGGATCTGGTGGATGTACTATGGATTGCAAGAAGAAATGTCTTGCTTATTGTTAA